Proteins encoded together in one Formosa sp. Hel3_A1_48 window:
- a CDS encoding beta-galactosidase: MNKTILQFFLFSIGAFNFNLFAQVYQSCDENQIIRIVNDKISERNYEFSWDFKDCPLDFSSHRFIGFNIENNSSSKIILDISHDPKPHLENSARFIIAPNQFKTCEMMITRQKPNQEDTWKSHFEKVRGYPGGYVTHWAAPSSSKIEKLFVKISLSKPLEEGDFIGFNHPFGIGELEYDSNTLSKLSYPILDKMGQFNAEKWRGKLHSIDTLEFLGNQDYKDFHGISFNSNLSKYGGWKNGPKQEAKGFFYTKKFDGKWWFVDPDGYLFWSLGITGIGGGSATKTTSREVLFSDLSLERLSVKKYQDSMTLAASYHKRQAKEYLIFKPDKINFYYLNLKRKYGENWIQKHQDVTAGRLKNWGVNTYGAWSKKSDFIEHPYTIIIHPKLQGIGKIDKLPDPFSSEFSSALKKSLQRIAHKNSDPWLLGVFVNNEIHWEHKFSLMDEILSLKNKKPARKAFEKFLKKKYGSINSLNSVWASNFTSFNNISGDNKTMFSSKFMADLELFFSYFADTYYNIVSTEFKKIFPNHLYLGSRLYGKSKFNKNLHEIAAQYCDVVSFNIYDYGVKDFKLLSKIDKPMLIGEFHFGTASHGVWGSGLRNASSLENQANLYMQYIEEACQHTQFIGAHWFQWSDQPTTGRSDGENFRIGVVSITDQPYSELVEAIKKVSKTLYVKRKNKL, encoded by the coding sequence ATGAATAAAACGATTTTACAATTTTTTTTGTTTTCAATAGGGGCATTCAATTTTAACCTTTTTGCTCAAGTTTATCAGTCTTGTGATGAAAATCAAATTATTCGCATTGTTAATGATAAAATTTCTGAAAGAAACTATGAATTTTCTTGGGATTTTAAAGATTGTCCATTAGATTTCTCTAGTCACAGGTTTATTGGTTTTAATATCGAAAATAATTCATCTTCAAAAATAATTTTAGATATCAGTCACGATCCTAAACCACATCTTGAAAATTCAGCACGTTTTATAATAGCTCCCAATCAATTTAAAACTTGCGAAATGATGATCACCAGACAAAAACCAAATCAAGAAGATACTTGGAAATCACATTTTGAAAAAGTTAGAGGATATCCTGGTGGGTATGTAACACATTGGGCTGCACCTAGTTCTTCAAAAATAGAGAAACTATTTGTTAAAATCTCTTTAAGTAAACCTTTAGAGGAAGGAGATTTTATTGGTTTTAACCACCCATTTGGAATTGGTGAACTTGAGTATGATTCCAATACACTTTCTAAGTTAAGCTATCCAATCTTAGATAAAATGGGTCAATTCAATGCTGAGAAATGGAGAGGCAAACTTCATAGTATTGATACTCTGGAATTTTTAGGAAATCAAGATTATAAAGATTTTCATGGAATTTCATTCAACAGTAATTTATCTAAATACGGAGGTTGGAAAAATGGACCAAAACAAGAGGCAAAAGGGTTTTTTTATACCAAAAAGTTTGATGGTAAGTGGTGGTTTGTTGATCCTGATGGATATTTATTTTGGTCTTTAGGGATAACTGGAATTGGAGGAGGTAGTGCCACTAAAACAACTTCCAGAGAAGTTTTGTTTTCTGATTTGAGTTTAGAACGATTGAGTGTAAAAAAATATCAAGATAGCATGACTTTAGCAGCGTCATATCATAAAAGACAAGCTAAGGAGTATTTAATATTTAAACCCGACAAAATAAATTTTTATTATCTAAACTTAAAACGAAAATATGGGGAAAATTGGATACAGAAACACCAAGATGTAACAGCAGGCCGCTTAAAAAACTGGGGGGTAAACACCTACGGTGCATGGTCAAAAAAATCAGATTTTATTGAACATCCATACACTATTATTATTCATCCTAAGTTACAAGGGATTGGAAAAATCGACAAATTACCAGACCCATTTTCATCAGAATTTTCCAGTGCATTAAAAAAATCCTTGCAAAGAATTGCGCATAAAAATTCAGACCCCTGGCTTTTAGGAGTATTTGTAAACAATGAAATCCACTGGGAACATAAATTTTCTTTAATGGATGAAATATTATCCCTTAAAAATAAAAAACCAGCAAGAAAAGCTTTTGAAAAATTTTTGAAAAAAAAATATGGCTCAATTAATAGTTTAAATTCAGTTTGGGCCAGTAATTTTACTTCATTTAATAATATTTCGGGTGATAACAAAACCATGTTTTCATCTAAATTTATGGCTGACTTAGAACTGTTTTTTAGTTATTTTGCAGATACTTACTACAATATCGTATCTACCGAATTTAAAAAAATATTCCCCAATCATCTATACTTAGGTAGTCGATTATATGGTAAATCAAAATTTAATAAAAACTTACATGAAATTGCAGCTCAGTACTGCGATGTTGTTAGTTTTAACATTTATGATTATGGTGTTAAAGACTTTAAATTATTGTCTAAAATTGACAAACCAATGCTAATTGGAGAGTTTCATTTTGGCACTGCATCACACGGAGTTTGGGGGAGTGGTTTGAGAAATGCGTCCTCTCTTGAAAATCAGGCAAATTTGTATATGCAATATATTGAAGAGGCCTGCCAACATACTCAATTTATTGGTGCCCATTGGTTTCAATGGTCTGATCAACCTACAACTGGAAGATCGGATGGTGAAAATTTTAGAATCGGTGTCGTAAGTATTACAGATCAACCATACAGTGAATTAGTTGAAGCTATAAAAAAAGTATCAAAAACGTTATACGTTAAAAGAAAAAATAAACTCTAA
- a CDS encoding sulfatase: MKLKFENFVLLIILIFIIPNCEGQDLKNPNVIFIVCDDLNDYLGAFGGHKQIKTPNIDRLANSGIRFVNAQSNVPVCSPSRNSFITGVYPHTSKDFGWTDLKEQKVLKHNKTIMRYFKENGYLTLGTGKITHGKSLEDWDVWGNKLGNNYGPFYFDGQSNISNPKVPQPFSSIGPIDGSYGRLSDAGISKGVKGETGWVYGWTKSPFRYINENDRDLLQDELHAEWAITKIKELESNNLNQPFFMGIGFVRPHTPMHAPDKYFEMYPLDEIYLEPWIENDSNDTFWESNFGHRDLKGPKYYNMLLESYGGDRNLAIKHFLQAYMACVSFIDAQVGKIINALDQSKLKHNTIVVFTSDHGWQMGEKNQLFKNAPWEESTRVPLIIRLPNNQMATEIEQPVSLIDLYPTFIDYCKLKGDYRINEIGGKLGGHSLRPLIENSEWTGPSGALTIIGNIGKNTTVKTQNFSYRTKKWRYILYGNGQEELYYHTKDSYEWRNIAYDKEYLNIKKELYQEVQQLINKFVDE; the protein is encoded by the coding sequence ATGAAACTTAAATTTGAAAATTTTGTTTTACTAATTATTTTGATATTCATCATACCAAATTGTGAAGGGCAGGACTTAAAAAACCCCAATGTAATCTTCATAGTATGCGATGATTTAAATGATTACTTAGGTGCCTTTGGTGGCCATAAGCAAATAAAAACGCCAAATATAGATAGGTTGGCTAATTCTGGGATTAGATTTGTTAATGCACAGTCTAATGTTCCAGTCTGCTCTCCGTCGAGAAATAGTTTTATAACAGGTGTATACCCGCATACCTCCAAAGATTTCGGATGGACTGATTTAAAAGAACAAAAGGTGTTAAAACACAATAAGACCATCATGCGTTATTTCAAAGAAAACGGGTATTTGACCCTTGGTACTGGAAAAATCACTCATGGTAAATCACTTGAGGATTGGGACGTTTGGGGTAATAAGTTAGGTAATAATTATGGGCCTTTTTATTTTGACGGGCAAAGCAATATTTCTAATCCCAAAGTCCCTCAACCATTTAGTTCTATAGGTCCAATTGATGGTTCGTATGGACGTTTGTCAGATGCTGGGATTTCTAAAGGTGTGAAAGGCGAAACAGGATGGGTTTATGGTTGGACCAAATCACCCTTTAGGTACATTAATGAGAATGATCGAGACTTATTACAAGATGAGTTACACGCTGAATGGGCCATCACTAAAATAAAAGAGTTAGAATCCAATAATTTAAATCAACCTTTTTTTATGGGAATTGGATTTGTTCGGCCTCACACCCCAATGCATGCTCCTGACAAATATTTTGAGATGTATCCATTAGATGAGATTTATCTTGAGCCGTGGATTGAGAATGACTCTAATGATACTTTTTGGGAATCAAATTTTGGTCATCGTGATTTAAAAGGACCAAAATACTACAATATGTTACTAGAATCTTACGGCGGAGATCGTAATCTCGCAATAAAACATTTTTTACAAGCCTATATGGCCTGTGTGTCATTTATCGATGCTCAGGTTGGAAAGATTATTAATGCACTGGATCAAAGCAAACTCAAACACAATACTATTGTTGTTTTTACCAGCGATCACGGCTGGCAAATGGGTGAGAAAAATCAACTTTTTAAAAATGCACCATGGGAGGAAAGCACTAGAGTACCCCTCATTATTCGCTTACCAAATAATCAAATGGCTACTGAAATTGAACAACCAGTTTCTTTAATTGATCTATATCCTACATTTATTGATTATTGTAAATTAAAAGGCGATTATAGAATAAATGAAATAGGCGGCAAACTTGGAGGCCATTCTTTACGGCCATTAATTGAAAATAGTGAATGGACAGGGCCTAGTGGAGCTTTAACTATAATTGGTAACATTGGTAAAAATACTACTGTGAAAACTCAAAATTTTTCGTATAGAACGAAAAAATGGCGCTATATTTTATACGGGAATGGGCAAGAGGAATTGTACTACCACACTAAAGATTCATACGAATGGCGAAATATTGCATATGATAAAGAGTACCTAAATATCAAAAAGGAATTGTATCAGGAAGTGCAACAACTCATAAATAAATTTGTAGATGAATAA
- a CDS encoding T9SS type A sorting domain-containing protein: MMVKFNFFCFVFFSVFSFAQSTYYLDATTGDDTNIGDTPANAWKSLNKISQTNLGPGDQVLFKSDEQFNGHFIVNGSGSLSHPIIISSYGNGAKPILTGEVGSSGGGDYREAVYVNNNDNIIFDGLEIQNERLHSRTGIDDKDSYGIHIHNTGNQIMRNFTFRNMIFQNVYAVEPILEPESFNGLEVAGLRFFSSWNSEDHPKNIQDVLVENCYFTDLQRFGVHVKHGGGHGNNDISRNKNFVFRNNHFFRTGGTCILPSRTYNCLIENNIFEYPGDDSDPRMPNRGSSVWTWRSINTVIQYNQCLHVRGYLDSHGIHIDHENENTFVQYNYMEDCEGGFVEILGGNVNAVYRFNVSVNDGWRENPGWVNSNHTIWINENTPGGNIHYSNENYIYNNTIVMNYDYSTAIDVVATNTYIFNNIFYATNGAFLGGKQMVMNTNGTALFMRNNLFFGNVRNSFENLDTHPVFGNPNFNNENSGDKLGYQLLNNSAAVNAGIAYQGPPIPGAGTGIFNHVPSYPVVDFYGNPIDFDFGTPNIGACNSKNGEILGHSDQTLISDSLVLYPNPSSNKIFITNLMPSTRIKIYNTTGELVMDKYYDNGLEISKLSKGIYFILLEGYESQLFIKN; encoded by the coding sequence ATGATGGTTAAATTTAATTTCTTTTGTTTTGTTTTTTTTAGTGTATTTTCCTTTGCACAATCAACTTATTATCTTGATGCTACAACCGGTGACGATACAAATATTGGGGACACCCCAGCCAATGCTTGGAAGTCATTGAACAAAATATCACAAACAAATTTGGGGCCAGGAGATCAGGTATTATTTAAATCTGATGAACAATTCAATGGACATTTCATAGTAAATGGATCTGGATCGCTATCTCACCCCATAATAATATCATCATATGGAAATGGAGCAAAACCAATCCTTACTGGGGAAGTTGGCTCCTCAGGTGGGGGTGATTATAGGGAAGCGGTCTATGTGAACAACAATGATAACATTATCTTTGATGGTCTTGAAATCCAGAATGAACGATTACATTCCAGAACCGGAATTGATGATAAAGATTCTTATGGGATTCATATTCACAATACAGGCAATCAAATTATGAGAAATTTTACCTTCAGAAATATGATTTTTCAAAATGTTTATGCCGTAGAACCTATTTTGGAACCTGAAAGCTTTAACGGCTTAGAGGTTGCTGGACTTAGATTTTTTAGTTCTTGGAATTCTGAAGACCATCCCAAAAATATTCAAGATGTACTGGTTGAGAATTGTTATTTTACAGATTTGCAGCGCTTTGGTGTACATGTTAAGCATGGTGGTGGTCATGGAAATAATGATATTAGTCGAAACAAAAACTTTGTATTTAGGAACAATCATTTTTTTAGAACTGGTGGTACATGTATTCTTCCATCAAGGACTTATAATTGTTTGATTGAAAATAATATTTTTGAATATCCAGGGGACGACTCAGACCCCAGAATGCCAAATCGTGGGAGTTCAGTTTGGACATGGCGTTCCATAAATACGGTAATTCAATACAATCAATGCTTACACGTTAGAGGCTATCTAGATTCTCATGGCATTCATATTGACCATGAAAACGAAAACACTTTTGTTCAATATAATTATATGGAAGATTGTGAAGGCGGATTTGTTGAAATTTTAGGAGGAAATGTTAATGCTGTCTATCGTTTTAATGTGAGTGTTAACGATGGGTGGCGTGAGAACCCCGGCTGGGTTAATAGTAACCATACAATTTGGATCAATGAAAATACGCCAGGTGGGAATATACATTACTCCAATGAGAATTATATTTATAATAATACTATCGTGATGAACTATGATTATTCCACAGCCATTGATGTTGTAGCCACGAATACTTATATTTTTAATAATATTTTTTATGCTACAAATGGTGCTTTTCTTGGTGGAAAACAAATGGTTATGAATACTAATGGAACTGCACTGTTCATGCGCAATAATTTGTTTTTCGGGAATGTAAGAAATAGTTTTGAAAACTTAGATACCCATCCCGTATTTGGAAATCCAAATTTCAATAATGAAAATTCAGGTGATAAATTGGGGTATCAGTTACTCAACAATAGTGCTGCAGTTAATGCTGGAATAGCGTATCAAGGTCCACCCATTCCTGGAGCAGGAACAGGAATTTTTAACCACGTTCCGAGTTACCCCGTTGTTGATTTTTATGGAAATCCAATAGATTTTGACTTTGGAACACCAAATATTGGAGCATGTAATTCAAAAAATGGTGAAATTCTTGGTCATTCAGATCAGACATTAATTTCAGACTCTTTAGTCTTGTACCCCAATCCTTCCTCTAATAAAATATTTATTACCAACCTTATGCCATCTACAAGGATAAAAATCTATAATACAACAGGGGAGCTTGTTATGGACAAGTATTATGATAATGGCCTTGAAATTTCAAAACTGTCAAAGGGAATATATTTTATTTTATTAGAGGGCTATGAATCACAGCTATTTATTAAAAATTAG
- a CDS encoding sulfatase family protein — translation MYSKKITWGLIIIVLLTFSCTEKKAQNKSSKNSTPNIVIIYTDDLGFGDISANGATEIQTPNIDKLANNGIRFTNGFSSSATCTPSRYALLTGIYPWKNKRARILPGTAPLIIDTAQATLPKMLKNKGYHTGIVGKWHLGLGSGNVDWNKRVSPGPNEVGFDYAYIMAATQDRVPTVYIENGNVVGLDPNDPIEIDYANNFEGEPNGLDNPELISMKWHHGHNNSIVNGIPRIGFMRGGESAKWSDIDMADHFLVKAQDYVKQHKNEPFFLYYAMQQPHVPRTPHPRFVGTSGMGPRGDVILEADWCVGEFIKTLDDEGLLENTLIIFSSDNGPVLNDGYFDQAVEKIGNHKPNGVFRGGKYSLFEAGTRVPFIVYWKNRIAPKVSNALISQIDIMASIGTLIGSDIENTDSQKMWNVLSGQSDQGRNSLIIEATTRTAYKQGDWVMIPPYGGPEVLEQVNIEIGNSSNYQLYNLKDDKSQQNNLANSKPEKLQELIKAFNAEKGNANTKVEAIELK, via the coding sequence ATGTATTCAAAAAAAATAACATGGGGGCTAATTATAATTGTTTTATTAACTTTTTCTTGTACTGAAAAAAAAGCCCAAAACAAGTCGTCAAAAAACTCAACACCAAATATAGTGATCATTTATACAGATGATTTAGGTTTTGGTGATATCAGTGCAAACGGCGCCACAGAAATTCAAACCCCAAACATAGATAAACTGGCCAATAATGGAATTCGGTTTACTAACGGATTTTCAAGTTCGGCAACTTGTACACCTAGTCGTTATGCTTTGTTAACAGGTATTTATCCCTGGAAAAATAAACGAGCTAGAATTCTCCCAGGGACTGCACCCTTAATTATCGATACCGCTCAAGCAACACTACCAAAAATGCTAAAAAATAAGGGCTACCATACTGGAATCGTTGGCAAATGGCATTTGGGTCTAGGTTCAGGAAATGTAGACTGGAACAAACGCGTTTCGCCTGGACCAAACGAAGTGGGATTTGATTATGCCTACATAATGGCTGCCACTCAAGACCGAGTCCCAACTGTTTATATAGAAAATGGTAATGTTGTTGGATTAGATCCTAATGACCCTATCGAAATTGATTACGCCAATAACTTTGAGGGAGAACCCAATGGATTGGATAATCCAGAACTCATTTCAATGAAATGGCATCACGGTCATAACAATAGTATCGTTAATGGAATTCCTAGAATTGGATTTATGAGAGGCGGAGAATCCGCTAAATGGAGTGATATTGATATGGCAGATCACTTTCTCGTCAAAGCACAAGACTATGTCAAACAGCATAAAAATGAACCCTTCTTTCTATATTATGCCATGCAGCAACCTCATGTACCACGTACTCCTCACCCTCGTTTTGTTGGAACTTCTGGAATGGGTCCAAGAGGAGATGTTATTTTGGAAGCAGATTGGTGTGTTGGAGAATTCATAAAAACGCTTGATGATGAAGGACTCTTAGAAAATACTTTAATCATATTCTCAAGCGATAATGGCCCTGTATTAAATGATGGCTATTTTGACCAAGCTGTAGAAAAAATTGGAAATCATAAACCTAATGGCGTATTTAGAGGCGGTAAATACAGTCTTTTTGAAGCAGGTACAAGAGTTCCTTTTATTGTTTATTGGAAGAATCGTATTGCACCCAAAGTATCAAATGCCTTAATCAGTCAAATAGATATAATGGCCTCAATCGGTACCCTAATAGGTAGTGATATCGAAAATACTGACAGCCAAAAAATGTGGAATGTACTCTCTGGTCAATCTGATCAAGGCAGGAATTCTCTAATTATTGAGGCTACTACACGAACAGCTTACAAGCAAGGCGATTGGGTAATGATACCACCCTATGGTGGACCAGAAGTTTTAGAGCAAGTAAATATAGAGATTGGCAATTCAAGTAATTATCAACTTTATAACCTTAAGGACGATAAAAGTCAACAAAATAATTTGGCAAACTCAAAGCCTGAAAAGCTTCAGGAGTTAATAAAAGCCTTTAATGCAGAGAAAGGGAATGCCAACACCAAGGTTGAAGCTATTGAATTAAAGTAG
- a CDS encoding glycoside hydrolase family 2 protein — MINKTAILSLILFFIVLSTNVIAQAGHGIERLSLDGSWEVIYDDKNIGIDEKWHLNENFDKLTHKKTISVPSTLESFNENYEGVAFYRKTFTIPEHWDNQIIELQFDAVNYKSEIWINDEVVGFHEGGYTPFSFRIDQLIDLNKENSIIVRVITPIILTDKNIDGLGRQEVPMWRGAINGGIWQSVSLLRKRFIHLKDVFIETDIDNKTLEVNLEIYNHEISPIEASLELEVFNQGEAQVVSKSKSLTLSPGKTQTNYLLKFDNIQLWDVDNPNLYELKIILKQKEKISDQWRHKFGFREFTVQNDEFYLNGKPIYLKAAFFEGLYPVGMAYPDSREMAIKEIKLAKEAGFNMIRPWRKPPPKMWLELCDELGVLVVGSLVVECMYRPISTPRLPFVVENELKKTILNNRNRTSIVQWELFNEINRPILTQMLNEMSVLARELDPSRMILDESGGWGEGANIYLPYETTPTKFNDIHHYSGSQVNQMEFDGYLVTGKTQSEKKQLKLSKVKGYGKNVVPGIMSYISELGYGSTPNLVQNNITFKEKGNPILAPTVYHKFLDQGFHSVLKKIEFDGIYQNTELLYLEQQKMHGIANKRMIEASRLNSSIKGYCIHALVGGDWVLGAGLLDLWRNPKTLAYDMTKAANQPTVAPIRILPRNVFKNQGFNLKVYGVNENNHSDVKAVISIKDSLDNIVFSETSISDLDRGINVLFDKKLSSLKMNGSYKVHAVILDKKGNAITENSESFDVFDNESYQLPKELFALHDPKGDLTNFLVSKKINFIPFTPALDVDIPVIVGQSENKKQYAEDAEMIQNHVNKGGYAVFLEVKGKPTKNFDRVLKEIPQQGLPTNAQMLGKWPTLGGWAAKSHIIKKHPIFEGLPTNQIMHGVYENIHPITSMAKQEGVYIVGMIGYDHFPNNDIMLRHYNGPGEVWWAADVLESDHGKGQMLLSTLRIIENLGKDPVAEKILMNIISYSLSKN; from the coding sequence ATGATTAACAAGACAGCTATTTTATCGTTGATTCTATTTTTTATAGTACTCTCAACCAATGTTATTGCTCAAGCTGGACATGGGATAGAACGACTAAGTTTAGATGGTTCATGGGAAGTTATTTATGATGATAAAAATATAGGGATTGATGAAAAATGGCATTTGAATGAAAATTTTGATAAACTCACTCACAAAAAAACTATTTCTGTACCATCTACATTAGAGTCTTTTAATGAAAATTATGAGGGTGTTGCTTTTTATAGAAAAACCTTCACGATTCCTGAACACTGGGACAACCAAATTATTGAACTTCAATTTGATGCAGTAAATTACAAATCTGAGATATGGATTAATGACGAGGTTGTAGGATTTCATGAAGGGGGATACACTCCATTTAGCTTTAGGATAGACCAACTTATTGATTTAAATAAAGAGAATTCAATAATTGTACGCGTTATTACCCCAATAATATTGACCGATAAAAACATAGATGGTTTGGGAAGGCAAGAGGTTCCCATGTGGAGAGGTGCTATTAATGGAGGCATTTGGCAATCTGTTTCTTTATTAAGAAAACGATTTATTCATTTAAAGGATGTTTTTATTGAAACTGATATCGACAATAAAACATTAGAAGTTAATCTGGAAATCTACAATCATGAAATTTCGCCTATTGAAGCTAGTCTAGAGCTTGAAGTTTTTAATCAAGGCGAGGCTCAAGTGGTATCGAAATCAAAATCTTTGACACTGAGTCCAGGAAAAACGCAAACCAATTATTTGTTAAAATTTGACAACATTCAGCTTTGGGATGTGGACAACCCTAATCTTTATGAGCTTAAAATCATTTTAAAACAAAAAGAAAAAATTTCCGATCAGTGGAGACATAAATTTGGGTTTAGAGAGTTCACAGTTCAAAATGATGAGTTTTATTTAAACGGCAAGCCAATATATTTAAAAGCTGCATTTTTTGAGGGTTTGTATCCAGTCGGTATGGCTTACCCAGACTCCAGAGAAATGGCAATAAAAGAAATTAAATTAGCTAAAGAAGCAGGCTTTAATATGATTAGACCATGGCGAAAACCACCTCCAAAAATGTGGTTAGAGCTTTGTGACGAATTGGGGGTGCTAGTCGTCGGAAGTCTTGTTGTTGAATGTATGTATCGACCTATTTCTACTCCACGATTACCGTTTGTCGTAGAAAATGAGTTAAAAAAGACTATTTTGAATAATAGAAACAGAACATCTATAGTACAATGGGAGCTTTTTAATGAAATTAACCGACCGATTTTAACACAAATGCTCAACGAAATGTCTGTTTTAGCTAGAGAACTAGATCCAAGTCGAATGATTCTCGATGAATCTGGGGGTTGGGGTGAAGGAGCAAATATTTATCTCCCTTATGAAACAACCCCAACGAAGTTTAATGATATTCACCATTACAGTGGTTCCCAGGTTAATCAGATGGAATTTGATGGTTACTTGGTTACGGGTAAAACACAATCCGAGAAAAAACAACTCAAGCTTTCCAAAGTTAAGGGGTACGGAAAAAATGTTGTTCCAGGAATTATGTCATATATTTCTGAGCTTGGGTATGGAAGTACTCCAAATTTAGTTCAAAATAATATCACCTTTAAAGAAAAGGGTAATCCCATTTTAGCCCCTACTGTATACCACAAATTCTTAGACCAAGGGTTTCATTCAGTCTTGAAAAAAATTGAATTTGATGGTATTTATCAAAATACAGAATTACTATACTTGGAGCAGCAAAAAATGCACGGAATTGCCAACAAACGCATGATTGAAGCTTCACGATTAAATAGTTCAATAAAAGGCTATTGCATACATGCTCTTGTTGGAGGTGATTGGGTTTTAGGTGCTGGTCTTCTGGACCTTTGGAGAAATCCAAAAACTTTGGCTTATGACATGACCAAAGCTGCAAACCAACCCACTGTTGCTCCAATTCGAATACTCCCTAGAAATGTTTTTAAAAATCAAGGGTTTAATTTAAAGGTTTATGGCGTCAATGAAAACAATCATTCTGACGTTAAAGCGGTAATTTCAATCAAGGATTCCTTGGATAATATTGTCTTTAGTGAAACCTCTATAAGTGATTTAGACCGTGGCATCAATGTTCTTTTCGATAAAAAGTTATCTAGTCTAAAAATGAATGGAAGTTATAAAGTTCATGCAGTCATTTTAGATAAAAAAGGAAATGCTATTACTGAAAATTCTGAAAGTTTTGATGTATTTGATAATGAAAGTTATCAACTACCAAAAGAATTGTTTGCGCTACACGATCCAAAGGGGGATTTAACAAACTTCTTAGTATCTAAAAAAATCAATTTTATTCCCTTTACACCAGCTTTAGATGTTGATATCCCAGTAATTGTAGGCCAATCAGAAAATAAAAAGCAATACGCTGAGGATGCGGAAATGATACAAAATCATGTGAACAAGGGTGGATATGCTGTATTTTTAGAGGTCAAGGGTAAACCAACCAAAAATTTTGACAGAGTTTTAAAAGAAATTCCCCAACAAGGCTTACCAACAAATGCTCAAATGTTAGGAAAATGGCCCACTCTTGGTGGTTGGGCTGCGAAATCACACATAATAAAGAAACACCCCATTTTTGAGGGACTTCCCACTAATCAAATTATGCATGGCGTTTATGAAAACATACACCCAATAACTTCAATGGCAAAACAGGAGGGGGTTTATATTGTTGGAATGATCGGTTATGATCATTTTCCAAATAATGACATTATGCTTAGACATTATAATGGCCCTGGTGAGGTTTGGTGGGCGGCTGATGTTTTGGAGTCTGACCATGGAAAAGGTCAAATGTTACTTTCCACACTACGGATTATAGAAAACCTTGGGAAAGATCCAGTGGCCGAAAAAATATTGATGAATATAATTTCATATAGTCTAAGTAAGAATTAA